One part of the Torulaspora delbrueckii CBS 1146 chromosome 8, complete genome genome encodes these proteins:
- the SIL1 gene encoding Sil1p (similar to Saccharomyces cerevisiae SIL1 (YOL031C); ancestral locus Anc_7.98) encodes MVKISSLLLTGLMAGLTLSTETLARDHNELPKGLYLSGSMICNDVTCYPKIFEPTDIWTEIKPGQQLPGGLDLRMNLETGLKEAKLANGDVDQIVPAIVETERDSKTMNHEFTKDFDFIRDLMQSDLTESQVKAIEAKLDDLMEFAHDYKHGFDIINHEFGLLRNISFSKRLPNTLRELGTRTIISCTRNNPRVVESVNVQHPHFLSEVFHEIEDLVAQGKLSAIDSVLTKRYLSLLDELITDVHTFTQYEVDILAKTCQIPDNQIKIEALEIISQLFANEGSTLKKRDLETVVPDVQLWVNNLQKMIQDENTDELHTRKFFNSLYNIKKEYSDAKVDSSFLNWLSKQTEERKKQLENNLQERDLEQDSFDKRMIESRHLVFGNPMANRIKMYNDEL; translated from the coding sequence ATGGTAAAAATAAGTTCACTGCTGCTGACTGGCCTCATGGCAGGATTGACCTTGTCGACAGAGACCTTGGCCAGGGATCACAATGAGTTGCCAAAAGGGTTATACCTGAGTGGTAGTATGATATGCAACGATGTTACCTGCTATCCCAAAATTTTCGAGCCAACTGATATATGGACTGAGATAAAACCTGGTCAACAGTTGCCTGGTGGATTAGATCTAAGAATGAACCTTGAGACAGGTCTGAAGGAGGCAAAACTGGCAAATGGCGATGTTGATCAGATCGTTCCTGCGATTGTTGAAACGGAAAGAGATTCTAAGACAATGAACCATGAGTTTACTAAGGATTTTGACTTTATCAGAGACCTTATGCAGTCGGATCTCACTGAGTCCCAAGTCAAGGCTATAGAAGCAAAACTCGACGATTTAATGGAATTTGCACACGATTATAAACATGGATTCGATATTATAAACCATGAATTTGGACTGTTGAGAAATATCAGTTTTAGCAAGCGATTGCCTAATACTTTGAGAGAATTGGGCACAAGAACGATTATCAGTTGTACCAGGAATAATCCTCGTGTGGTAGAAAGTGTCAATGTACAACATCCACATTTCCTGAGCGAAGTTTTCCACGAGATCGAGGATTTGGTTGCGCAAGGTAAACTGAGCGCTATAGACTCAGTATTGACCAAGAGATACCTCTCGTTGTTGGATGAACTAATAACCGATGTCCATACCTTTACTCAATACGAGGTCGATATTCTGGCCAAGACATGCCAAATACCAGACAACCAAATCAAAATTGAAGCACTTGAAATAATCTCACAGTTATTTGCAAATGAGGGAAGCACgttaaagaagagagatttaGAAACAGTTGTTCCAGACGTTCAGCTATGGGTCAATAACcttcagaagatgatccAGGACGAGAACACTGATGAATTACACACCCGcaagttcttcaatagtttgtacaacatcaagaaagagtacAGTGACGCAAAAGTCGACTCTTCGTTTTTGAATTGGCTGTCAAAACAGACAGaggaaagaaagaaacaacTGGAAAACAACCtacaagaaagagacttGGAGCAGGACTCTTTCGACAAGAGAATGATTGAAAGCAGGCATTTAGTTTTCGGTAATCCGATGGCTAACAGAATAAAAATGTACAATGATGAACTATGA
- the RPS15 gene encoding 40S ribosomal protein uS19 (similar to Saccharomyces cerevisiae RPS15 (YOL040C); ancestral locus Anc_7.95) has product MSTAPAKNRRVFRTYSYRGVDLEQLLGMSNEEFVKLAPARIRRRFARGLGHKPAGFMKKLRAAKLAAPENEKPSPVRTHMRNMIIFPEMIGSVVGVYNGKSFNQVEIRPEMVGHYLGEFSITYTPVRHGRAGATTSRFMPLK; this is encoded by the coding sequence ATGTCCACTGCTCCAGCTAAGAACAGAAGAGTTTTCAGAACCTACTCCTACAGAGGTGTCGACTTGGAACAACTGTTGGGTATGTCCAACGAGGAGTTCGTCAAGTTGGCTCCAGCCagaatcagaagaagatttgctCGTGGTTTGGGTCACAAGCCAGCTGGtttcatgaagaaattgagagcTGCTAAGTTGGCTGCTCCAGAGAACGAAAAGCCATCTCCAGTTAGAACTCACATGAGAAACATGATCATCTTCCCAGAAATGATCGGTTCCGTGGTTGGTGTTTACAACGGTAAGTCCTTCAACCAAGTTGAAATTAGACCAGAGATGGTTGGTCACTACTTGGGTGAATTCTCCATCACTTACACTCCAGTTAGACATGGTAGAGCTGGTGCCACCACTTCTCGTTTCATGCCTTTGAAATAA
- the CYS3 gene encoding cystathionine gamma-lyase CYS3 (similar to Saccharomyces cerevisiae CYS3 (YAL012W); ancestral locus Anc_7.97) — MGLRESDKFATKAIHAGAHVDIHGSVIEPISLSTTFKQSSPAAPLGEYEYSRSQNPNRKNLEEALAALENAKYGLAFSSGSATTAVVLQSLPQGSHAVSIGDVYGGTHRYFTKVANAHGVDTSFTNDLIKDLPSLIKENTKLVWIESPTNPTLKVTDIALVVKTAKQINKEILVVVDNTFLSPYLSNPLNFGVDIVVHSATKYINGHSDVVLGVLATNDKAIYEKLQFLQNAIGAIPSPFDSWLAHRGLKTLHLRVRQAALTATKIAEFLEQDSNVLAVNYPGLASNPDREIVQRQHRDGLGGGMISFRIKGGAQAAAKFSSSTRLFTLAESLGGIESLLEVPAVMTHGGIPKEQREASGVYDDLIRLSVGIEDSDDLLTDIKEALAATTK; from the coding sequence ATGGGTTTGAGAGAGTCTGATAAGTTTGCTACAAAAGCCATCCATGCTGGTGCGCATGTTGATATTCACGGATCTGTCATCGAACCGATCTCTTTATCTACTACGTTCAAACAATCTTCGCCAGCTGCTCCATTGGGTGAATATGAGTACTCTAGATCTCAAAATCCAAACAGAAAGAATTTGGAAGAGGCATTGGCTGCTTTGGAAAATGCAAAGTATGGTCTAGCTTTTTCTTCGGGTTCTGCTACTACTGCTGTTGTCTTGCAATCGCTACCACAAGGTTCTCATGCTGTCTCTATTGGTGATGTCTATGGTGGTACCCATAGATACTTTACCAAGGTTGCCAACGCTCATGGTGTGGATACCAGTTTCACTAATGACTTGATCAAGGATTTGCCAAGTTTGATCAAGGAAAACACCAAGCTAGTTTGGATTGAGTCTCCAACTAATCCAACTTTGAAGGTCACAGATATTGCGCTAGTGGTTAAGACTGCTAAGCAGATCAACAAGGAGATTCTCGTTGTGGTCGATAACACTTTCCTATCACCATACTTGTCCAACCCATTGAATTTCGGTGTTGATATCGTGGTTCACTCTGCAACCAAATATATCAATGGTCACTCTGATGTGGTTCTTGGTGTTTTGGCAACTAACGATAAGGCTATCTAcgaaaagcttcaattcttGCAAAACGCTATTGGTGCTATCCCATCGCCTTTCGACTCTTGGTTGGCTCATAGAGGTTTGAAGACTTTGCACCTACGTGTTAGACAAGCTGCATTGACTGCCACTAAGATTGCTGAGTTTTTGGAACAGGATTCTAACGTCTTGGCGGTTAACTATCCAGGCTTGGCTTCTAACCCAGACCGTGAAATCGTCCAAAGACAACACCGTGATGGTCTAGGTGGTGGTATGATCTCATTTAGAATCAAAGGTGGTGCGCAGGCCGCAGCCAAGTTCAGTTCTTCTACAAGACTATTCACTTTGGCTGAATCTCTAGGTGGTATCGAATCTTTGTTGGAAGTTCCAGCAGTGATGACCCATGGTGGTATTCCTAAGGAACAAAGAGAGGCTAGTGGTGTTtatgatgatttgatcagatTGTCCGTCGGTATCGAGGACTCTGATGATCTATTGACTGACATCAAGGAAGCTTTGGCTGCCACCACCAAATAA
- the TDEL0H03590 gene encoding uncharacterized protein (ancestral locus Anc_7.91): MIVPSTSLPEAQRTSMKLPSNVPPSIGEMSRLQDDPGIRNAKIKLNYKKSFQDDHIFFPEAQELLVANPYRSSNLFVPNELAGYQPPMNNAMPLNDSYSTKRYQPNQQHHKENLLSLLALKNLEKQQQQQQYKHKPQYQVGYQPLHRNGQVYYQDTQPRPYGEQHAVSQNPYNYSNLQAQG; encoded by the coding sequence ATGATTGTACCGTCAACGAGTTTACCAGAGGCCCAAAGAACTTCAATGAAACTTCCGAGCAATGTACCGCCTTCGATAGGCGAGATGAGTCGACTTCAAGACGATCCAGGCATCAGAAACGCTAAAATCAAGTTAAATTACAAGAAGTCTTTCCAGGACGACCATATTTTCTTCCCAGAGGCTCAAGAGCTCTTAGTGGCAAATCCCTACCGCTCTTCTAACTTATTTGTGCCCAACGAACTAGCGGGATACCAACCACCTATGAACAATGCCATGCCGCTAAATGATTCATATTCGACAAAACGTTACCAACCAAACCAGCAGCATCATAAGGAAAATTTATTGTCATTGTTAGCACTCaagaatttggagaaacagcagcagcaacaacagtATAAGCATAAGCCACAATATCAAGTTGGTTACCAGCCGCTACATAGAAATGGCCAAGTTTACTACCAAGACACACAGCCAAGACCATACGGCGAACAGCATGCTGTGAGCCAAAATCCCTACAATTACAGTAATCTTCAAGCACAAGGATAA
- the MSE1 gene encoding glutamate--tRNA ligase MSE1 (similar to Saccharomyces cerevisiae MSE1 (YOL033W); ancestral locus Anc_7.100), with protein MTLIVRRLYSKLVRKEPGGLFSGKSILSKKPVQDVHPEVPVRTRFAPSPTGMLHIGSLRTALYNYLLAKNTRGQFLLRLEDTDQNRLIQGAEENIYDSLKWCGIEYDEGPGVNDEKFGPYRQSERTEIYQQHVDGLLKSGHAYRCFCSKERLDGLRESAKRLKPPTTVTYDRKCESLSQGEIEERLAQQIPHTIRLKAPERYPAFHDLLHGTVDIQPQVNVNDRRYDDPILIKSDNLPTYHFANVIDDHLMKITHVIRGEEWLPSTQKHIALYRAFGWDPPSFIHIPLLTSTNDKKLSKRRGDASVWNMKSNGILPEALVNFCVLFGWSPPRDLAAANHECFTLKEFERVFDLNYLTKGNAKVDDKKLWFFNKHYLQKKLENSQVFEEILQEVQTAARHKFGEKASDEKVAAVLKACGKSLTTVNEFNDTFYYFFEKPKYQDTEVATKFHATHKHADVVNILTHFKGTINQSNMDEMIKALASQAVPKKSIFESLRFALAGANPGTKIPILIQLLGPQEANQRIEEAINYLQKS; from the coding sequence ATGACATTGATAGTGAGAAGATTATACTCAAAGCTGGTGCGAAAAGAACCTGGTGGACTCTTTTCCGGCAAATCGATACTATCCAAGAAACCTGTACAAGATGTCCACCCAGAGGTGCCAGTTAGAACGAGATTCGCACCCTCACCAACGGGAATGCTACATATTGGCTCATTGAGAACTGCATTGTATAACTATTTGCTCGCCAAGAACACCAGAGGCCAATTTCTGCTTAGATTGGAGGATACTGATCAGAACAGACTAATACAAGGCGCCGAAGAGAATATTTACGATAGTCTAAAATGGTGCGGTATTGAATACGATGAGGGGCCGGGTGTCAATGACGAGAAGTTCGGGCCTTATAGGCAGAGTGAACGAACGGAGatttatcaacaacatGTTGATGGGTTACTGAAGTCCGGGCATGCTTACCGCTGTTTCTGCTCGAAGGAGAGACTTGATGGGCTTAGAGAATCTGCAAAACGATTAAAGCCTCCAACGACGGTAACTTACGATAGAAAGTGTGAAAGCCTTTCCCAAggagagattgaagagagaTTGGCACAGCAAATTCCCCACACTATAAGACTAAAAGCACCGGAAAGATACCCAGCATTTCATGACTTACTTCATGGAACTGTTGATATACAGCCACAGGTTAATGTCAACGATCGCAGATACGATGATCCAATCCTTATCAAATCTGACAATTTACCGACATACCACTTTGCTAACGTCATCGACGACcacttgatgaagattaCACACGTCATTAGAGGTGAGGAGTGGTTACCGTCAACACAGAAGCATATTGCATTATATCGTGCATTCGGTTGGGATCCACCTTCATTCATTCACATACCTTTGTTGACCAGCACAAACGACAAAAAATTGAGTAAAAGAAGAGGCGATGCATCAGTGTGGAATATGAAAAGCAATGGAATTTTGCCAGAAGCACTGGTGAACTTCTGTGTACTATTCGGTTGGTCACCTCCCAGAGATTTAGCGGCTGCTAACCACGAGTGCTTTACACTGAAAGAATTCGAGAGGGTTTTTGACTTGAACTATTTGACTAAAGGTAATGCCAAGGTGGACGATAAGAAATTATGGTTTTTCAACAAACATTATTTACAGAAGAAGCTAGAAAATTCTCAAgtatttgaagagatccTACAAGAAGTACAAACCGCAGCAAGGCATAAATTCGGCGAAAAGGCATCGGACGAGAAAGTAGCAGCTGTACTTAAAGCCTGTGGTAAATCATTGACCACTGTTAACGAGTTCAATGACACATTTTATTACTTTTTTGAGAAGCCAAAGTATCAAGATACCGAAGTAGCCACTAAATTTCATGCTACTCATAAACATGCCGATGTCGTTAACATCCTAACGCATTTCAAAGGGACAATAAACCAATCAAATATGGATGAGATGATAAAGGCGCTTGCTTCCCAGGCGGTGCCAAAGAAGTCGATCTTCGAATCGCTTAGATTCGCCTTGGCAGGAGCTAATCCTGGAACAAAGATACCAATCCTGATACAACTACTCGGCCCTCAAGAGGCTAACCAGAGGATTGAAGAGGCAATCAACTACTTACAGAAGTCATAA
- the DEP1 gene encoding Rpd3L histone deacetylase complex subunit DEP1 (similar to Saccharomyces cerevisiae DEP1 (YAL013W); ancestral locus Anc_7.94), translating to MVADGELSEYSVSSDAETEKMGDEKTKELDGSRPHISELVKEGKRSLEDTDVLEDNKRVKLETEPHEDDDNEAGDEGEDEEEEDAEIPTVEPMKQEVEEEEDEEEEVEEDEDEIAEDEEEVDKTLEHKDDEIIEPMSSMPSPFEVESRRMDALKEITQIEYKFAQLRQQLYENKLLRLQAELQMCLEGSHPELQTYYQKIASVRDYKLRRAYQRQKYELNCIDTETRATRTFIHQDFYRKVSDTRNNLLKETTQRWYDINKERRDMDICVPEVSYHVPIKIAGKTLSCITGYAGPAQQRYPGEPLSEDLECENITFHYRSNAVDKLEVIVDRMRLNNELSDLEGLKKYFNAFPSAPNLNGLRDSEIYDDLQDLTL from the coding sequence ATGGTGGCAGACGGTGAATTGTCAGAGTATAGTGTCTCGAGTGATGCAGAGACTGAGAAAATGGGTGATGAAAAGACTAAAGAATTGGACGGGTCGAGACCACATATTTCAGAGTTAGTGAAGGAAGGGAAACGTAGTTTAGAAGATACAgatgttcttgaagacAACAAGAGAGTGAAATTAGAGACTGAACCCCAcgaggatgatgacaatgaaGCAGGTGATGAGggagaagatgaagaagaggaagatgcAGAGATACCGACAGTGGAACCAATGAAGCAAGAggttgaggaagaagaagatgaagaggaagaagtggaagaagatgaagatgagatcgcagaagatgaagaagaagtagaCAAGACCTTGGAGCATAAGGACGATGAAATCATAGAGCCAATGTCTTCGATGCCATCACCTTTCGAAGTGGAATCACGTAGAATGGATGCATTGAAGGAGATTACACAGATTGAGTATAAGTTTGCTCAATTGCGCCAGCAATTGTACGAGAACAAACTATTAAGATTACAAGCGGAGTTGCAAATGTGCCTGGAAGGCTCACATCCCGAATTACAAACCTactatcaaaaaattgcATCTGTACGTGACTACAAGCTTCGTCGTGCGTACCAAAGACAAAAGTACGaactcaattgcattgaTACCGAGACTCGTGCAACCCGTACCTTTATCCATCAGGATTTTTACCGTAAAGTAAGTGATACAAGAAATAATCTCTTAAAAGAAACTACTCAAAGATGGTACGATATCAATAAAGAAAGACGTGATATGGATATCTGCGTACCTGAGGTCAGCTACCACGTTCCAATAAAGATTGCAGGAAAGACTTTAAGTTGTATCACTGGTTACGCCGGTCCAGCACAACAGAGGTACCCCGGTGAGCCCCTAAGCGAAGATCTAGAGTGCGAAAATATAACGTTCCACTATAGATCAAATGCAGTGGACAAGCTAGAAGTAATTGTGGACCGAATGAGACTGAACAATGAGTTAAGTGATCTAGAAGGCCTGAAAAAATACTTCAACGCTTTCCCCAGTGCACCAAACCTCAATGGTCTACGAGACTCCGAAATATACGATGATTTACAAGATTTAACTTTATAA
- the OPI10 gene encoding Opi10p (similar to Saccharomyces cerevisiae OPI10 (YOL032W); ancestral locus Anc_7.99), with protein sequence MFAAIASGNPLQLSTEVPNSSGLQHTIVLSSTKPKSYSHITLFILPNVTFPDNFIATVYFKLSPTEDFKLFGYLGNEKPSAIFKVRLPNATTSRPQNSSYGDGLGEIDMDEDEGDSVPIGSHNISELIIGISIEEREQGMMKIAEWKAAQAPAATIHPWCCRDPVWGANILTVGQLATVYPKLTQELAAKIVQHAYNYLSGFLDASGNVSIKRFDTWWDKFKTRLANDGTFLDEVTGD encoded by the coding sequence ATGTTTGCAGCAATAGCTTCTGGTAACCCTTTGCAATTGTCCACAGAAGTTCCAAATTCCAGTGGTTTACAACATACCATAGTTCTATCGTCGACAAAACCTAAATCGTATTCCCATATAACGTTATTCATTTTACCTAATGTGACTTTCCCTGATAATTTCATAGCCACAGtatatttcaaattgagTCCTactgaagatttcaagcTATTTGGTTACCTTGGTAATGAGAAACCTAGTGCTATCTTCAAAGTGAGGTTACCAAATGCTACTACGTCGCGACCACAGAATTCTAGTTATGGAGATGGACTGGGTGAGATTGAtatggatgaagatgaaggagaTTCCGTGCCGATTGGGTCGCATAACATATCCGAATTGATAATAGGTATATCgatcgaagaaagagagcaaggaatgatgaagatagCAGAATGGAAGGCTGCCCAGGCTCCGGCTGCAACAATTCATCCTTGGTGTTGTCGCGACCCGGTATGGGGGGCGAATATTTTGACTGTGGGACAACTCGCCACTGTGTATCCGAAACTGACGCAGGAGTTAGCTGCCAAGATAGTTCAACACGCTTATAACTATCTTTCCGGATTTTTAGATGCCAGTGGTAACGTATCGATAAAGAGATTTGACACATGGTGGGATAAATTCAAGACAAGACTGGCGAATGACGGAACCttccttgatgaagttACCGGTGATTGA
- the SYN8 gene encoding syntaxin (similar to Saccharomyces cerevisiae SYN8 (YAL014C); ancestral locus Anc_7.92) produces MDDLKLSYEIDKLDDIVEERTRLITVLGIQPSSRDNVSLKKQLSRTLDQLNESSDDDKVADSFQRYATQYSEILQKITDSGIDTSLYEFQIPIKPQSSSSSSNGSLSRDLPKKVRFKDENLVTYSDVEQFKPYHDDISLVRESTDTQEQDRKNLMPEVEPPSHNVISPSLSNQEIFVQQQQQLLEQDTYLSSLSESVHRSHAISLDINDEVVEQNDHVLQDLESLVDNSGRNLDRAKRRLETFERTARENGPCFIIVLLVIILLILLILL; encoded by the coding sequence ATGGATGATTTAAAACTCTCCTATGAGATCGATAAGCTGGATGATATAgtagaagaaagaacaaggCTGATAACGGTTCTAGGAATTCAACCGTCATCCCGGGATAATGTTAGCCTAAAGAAACAATTAAGTAGGACGTTAGATCAGCTTAATGAGTCCTCAGATGATGACAAAGTTGCTGATTCCTTTCAAAGGTATGCCACACAATACTCCGAGATACTACAAAAGATTACCGACAGCGGCATAGATACTTCACTGTatgaatttcaaattccaatCAAACCGCAATCTTcaagcagcagcagcaatgGATCTTTGTCCCGAGATTTACCCAAGAAAGTGCGATTCAAGGACGAGAATTTAGTCACTTATAGTGACGTAGAGCAATTCAAGCCATACCATGATGATATCTCGCTGGTACGAGAGAGCACTGATactcaagaacaagataGGAAAAACCTGATGCCAGAGGTGGAACCTCCTTCGCATAATGTGATATCCCCAAGTTTGTCAAATCAAGAGATATTTGttcagcaacagcaacagtTGCTTGAACAGGATACATACCTCAGCTCACTCTCCGAATCAGTACATAGATCGCATGCCATCTCTTTAGATATCAACGATGAGGTTGTTGAGCAAAATGATCACGTACTTCAAGATTTGGAGAGCCTTGTGGATAACAGTGGCAGAAACCTGGATCGGGCTAAGAGAAGGCTGGAGACTTTTGAAAGGACCGCCAGGGAGAATGGACCTTGTTTCATCATTGTTCTTCTAGTGATTATTCTTTTAATTCTTTTGATACTACTATAA
- the NOP12 gene encoding rRNA-processing protein NOP12 (similar to Saccharomyces cerevisiae NOP12 (YOL041C); ancestral locus Anc_7.93) — protein MSTSISNLFGDVDPEKVDEGVSKLFSSSLGPVNEAEIKSKKRTVIEVSKETEQVVEETVKEEVAVPLKKKQKKKDDDTELEDRYYAKLAGEEPTEEPTEEPVSEESDEKSDIEEKPKAGESAKAIDLKEDELKKAERTVFVGNLSSEVITSKKVAKEFKRLFSGLEDEASVIESIRFRSISFDEALPRKVAFVQQKLHKSRESVNAYVVYKDKGAVKKACAKLNGHVFLQRHLRVDSVTHPAVHENKRSIFVGNLDFEEDDESLWLHFKDCGEIEYVRLVRDAKTNMGKGFAYIQFKDFQSVNKALLLNDKPMQSVKPNGPKRKLRVSRCKNIKKIVGNKTSGSKLNDHHKTKIGRAKKVLGKADRATVGKELTVEGLRATKGTGPVSSVLKKKKQRSKTGRVTKRSVALQKISGIILM, from the coding sequence ATGTCTACATCAATTTCCAACTTGTTTGGAGACGTTGATCCGgagaaagttgatgaaggaGTTAGCAAATTGTTTAGTTCATCGTTGGGTCCAGTCAATGAAGCTGAGATTAagagcaagaagaggacAGTTATAGAGGTCTCAAAAGAGACTGAGCAAGTAGTGGAAGAAACTGTGAAGGAGGAAGTAGCCGTtcctttgaagaagaagcagaagaaaaaggatgatgatactGAGTTGGAAGATCGTTACTACGCTAAATTGGCAGGTGAAGAGCCAACTGAAGAGCCAACTGAAGAGCCAGTCAGTGAAGAGTCCGATGAAAAGagtgatattgaagagaaaccaaaaGCTGGTGAAAGTGCCAAGGCgattgatttgaaagaagatgaactgAAAAAGGCAGAGAGAACTGTATTTGTGGGTAATCTTTCAAGCGAAGTAATTACTTCCAAGAAAGTCGCAAAAGAGTTTAAAAGACTTTTTAGTGGTTTGGAAGACGAGGCGAGCGTGATTGAAAGTATCAGATTCAGATCGATATCGTTTGACGAGGCATTACCAAGGAAAGTTGCATTTGTGCAACAAAAATTGCACAAGTCTAGAGAGTCTGTTAATGCTTACGTTGTTTACAAGGACAAGGGCGCAGTGAAGAAGGCATGTGCCAAGTTGAATGGACACGTTTTCCTTCAGCGTCATCTGAGAGTCGATTCCGTTACACATCCAGCTGTTCACGAAAATAAGAGATCTATATTTGTTGGTAATCTGGATTTcgaagaggatgatgagagtCTGTGGTTGCATTTCAAGGATTGTGGTGAGATTGAATACGTGCGTTTGGTGAGAGATGCCAAGACCAACATGGGGAAAGGTTTCGCATACATTcagttcaaagattttcaaAGTGTCAACAAAGCCCTGTTATTAAATGACAAACCAATGCAATCTGTAAAACCAAACGGTCCCAAGAGAAAGCTACGTGTTAGCAGATGTAAAAACATTAAAAAGATCGTTGGTAACAAGACATCAGGTTCTAAATTAAACGACCATCACAAGACAAAGATCGGAAGAGCCAAGAAAGTGCTTGGTAAAGCAGATAGAGCCACCGTAGGGAAAGAATTGACCGTCGAAGGTCTAAGAGCTACAAAAGGCACCGGTCCCGTATCTTCTGTCctcaaaaagaagaagcagagatcaaagacAGGGAGAGTGACGAAACGTTCTGTTGCATTACAAAAAATCTCAGGCATCATCTTAATGTAA
- the RPP2A gene encoding ribosomal protein P2 alpha (similar to Saccharomyces cerevisiae RPP2A (YOL039W); ancestral locus Anc_7.96): protein MKYLAAYLLLNAAGSTPNSDNVKAVLESVGIEVEDDQVSKLLSSLEGKDVAELITEGNEKLAAVPAAGPATGGAAAAAGSSEAAAEEEAEEEKEESDDDMGFGLFD from the coding sequence atgaagTACCTTGCTGCTTACCTATTGTTGAACGCCGCTGGCTCCACTCCAAACTCTGACAATGTCAAGGCTGTCCTAGAGTCCGTCGGTATCGAAGTCGAAGATGACCAAGTCTCCAAGCTATTGTCCTCTTTGGAAGGTAAGGACGTTGCTGAATTGATCACTGAAGGTAACGAAAAATTGGCTGCTGTTCCAGCTGCTGGTCCAGCTACTGGTGGTGCTGCCGCTGCAGCTGGTTCTTCTGAGGCcgctgctgaagaagaagcagaggaagagaaggaagagtCCGATGACGACATGGGTTTCGGTCTATTCGACTAA